The Halorussus gelatinilyticus genome contains the following window.
CAACAGCGAGACGTTCCCCGTGAACAGCCGGAAGAGCGGGATGATGAACGCTGCTGGCGGGAAGTACGACACCGCCAGTATCAGCAACATCAGCGCGCCCTTCCCCGGAAAGTCGAGCCTGCCGAACACGTAGCCCGCGAGACTCGCCAGTACCAGCACGATGGCGGTCGTGGCGATGCCGAGCACGAAGCTGTTGAACATGTAGAGGTGGAACGGCACCGTCGTGAACACCTCCACGAACGCCTCGGGGTTGAACCCGTGGGGCACCGGCGGGAAGCCGAAGCTGGTGATGGCCTCGTTCGGCGTGAGCGCCAGCACCAACAGCCAGTAGAACGGGAACAGCGTCGTGAACAGGAAGAATATCATGGCGACGTAGAACATCGCCCGATACACCTTCCCCGGATTCTGAATCGCCGAGTCTGCCCACCGCGAGAACGCACCTTTGCTGGAATCAGTTTCCGTAGCCATCGTTAGCCTCCCGTCTCCGTGTCCGCGTACTTGACGATGTACACCGAGACCACGATACCGATGAGACCCGCCGTGATGAACGCGATGGCGGCCGAAGTCCCGTACATCCGCGACCCGCGGAAGGTCGTGACGACGAGACACGACAGCGACGGCACCGTGTTACAGCCGACGACCGTCTCGATGAGACCGTAGACTCGCATCGCGCCGATGGTGCGGAACAGCATCGCGACCAGCACCGACGGCAGGACGAGCGGTAGCGTGATCATCCTGAACTGCTGGTACTTCGACGCGCCGGCGACCCTCCCCACGTCGTAGAGGCTCCGATCGACGCTCTGGAGTCCCGCGAGGATGATGAGCGCCATGAACGCCGAGGTCTTCCACACGTCCGCGACCACGAGGATGATGAGCGAGTCCACGGGGTTCGACAGCGGCGTCGCCGTGAAGATGCCCAACTGCTGGAGCGGGTCCACGAGGAACCCGATGTTGGGCTGGAACAGCAGGAAGAAGATCATTCCCTGAATCACGATGGGGACCGCCCACGGGATGATGATGGCGACCCGAATCCACCGTCGGCCCCGGAAGTCCTGGTCCAGCACCAGCGCCTGCCCGAACCCGACGACGGTCTCGAAGAAGACGCTGGTGACGGTGAAGATGAGCGTCACCGTCAGCGCGCTCCGGAACGGCGTCGCCGGGTCGAAGAACGGCCTCACCAACAGCGCGTCGCGCTCGCCGGTCAACAGCGCGACGTAGTTCTCCAGCCCCACGAACTCTCCGAGCGCGGCGCTCCCGACGAGGTTGTCGGCGTACAGCGACATCCGGAACGTGCTCAGCAGCGGCCAGAACGCGATGAGGCCGAGCAACAGCAGCACCGGCGTCAACAGCAGGTACGCGAACTGGGTGTCGCTGAGGTTCTCCATCCAGCGGACTGCCGCGACGTACGGTCCCGACCGCTTAGATTCACGGACCCCTTCGTCAGTCGTTGACATAAAAAATCTGTGGGATTGGTGACTGTGTGTGTACGTCTACGCGCTCGATTCGATGGCTTCGAGTTGTGCCTGAAGCTGCGTCATCGCCTTCGAGGGGTTACCGCCCTTGCTGAACGCGCCGTTGACCTGCTGGGCGATTTTGGCGGACTCCGCGGGCCAGACCGGCGTGACCGGGCGGGGAATCGCGTTCTCGCCGGCGACGCGGAGCGGTTCGAGGTACCGGCCCATCACGGGCACCTCCTTGGCCCGCTGGGAGGTCAGCAGTTTCGGCTCCGGCGGGAGGAAGCCCAGCACCTCGAAGAGCTTGTACTTGAACTCGTCGCTCATCATCGCTTTGAGGACCTCGATGGCCGCCTCGGGGTTCTTCGAGTTGGGGTTGACCGCGTTGTGCCAGCCACCGAGCGCCGCGACCGGACCGCCCGTCATCGGATACTTGGCTTCCTGTTTGGTCTTGGCGTACGGAATCGGCATCACGCCGAGGTCCTTTCCGAGGTTGTCCTCCGAGCCACTGATGTTGATGGCGTAGGGCCAGTTGCGGTGCATCGCGGCGTCGCCGTTCGTGAACGGCTTGCGCGAGGGTTCCTCGGTCCACTGCATTACCGCGGGCGGCGCGATGTTGCCCTGATACCGGCTCAGGGTGTTTTTGGCGTTCGAGCCGTGGATGAACGTCCGGACCATCTTGATGGCGTTGACCACCTGCGGCTCGTTCACGGTGATGGGTCGGTCGCCGACCGGACCGAAGAGGTACTTCTCGGGGTTGCCGAAGTACGCCCCGCCCCAACTCGACATGAACTCGTTGAAGTCACAGCACGACAGTCCCTCGTAGGCGTTCGCTTGGAACGTGTAGCCGTACTGAAGGTCGTTGTTCTGTAGGGCCTGATTCGTGACCTGCGAGAACTTCTGCCACGTCATCGAGTCGGTGGCCCACGTGTCGAAGTCCGACTGCCCGAAGCCCGCGTTCTGCAGGTACTTCTTGTTGTACTGCATCGTCGGGAAGTCGGGGAACATCGGCACCGCGAACAGGTCGCCGTTCGGCCCCTTCGCGGTGGAGACGCTCGCCTCGAAGTACTCGTTTTCGAGCTGCTGCATGTACTCCTGGCCGAAGTTCCCGGCCTGACTCAGGTTGAGCAACTGGTTGCGAACGATGAACGGAATCGTCCACCCGCTGTCCATGTAGAGGAGGTCGGGTTTGTTCCGTCCCGCTGCGAGCCACTGCTGGTACTGGGCCCGGCGGTTGTCGGTCACCGACGGGCCGGCGAGGACGTTGACCTCGATGTCCTTCGACAGGCCGTTGTTGTACAGAATCGGTTGTAGCTCCTTGTTCCACGTCGCCCCTTGGAAGTCGGGGTCGGTGGCCCACTGGAGCGTCGTCTTCTGCCCCTGATTGTCCACGTTCCCTATCGTCCCGCTCGTGTCGGTTTGCTCCGGGTCACCCCCACCGACGCAACCGGCGAGTCCTGCCGCCGCGCCCGATGCCCCCACTGCTCGCACGAAGTTCCGGCGTGAGACGCTCCCGTCCCGACCGTCGGACTCGTGTGAACTACTGTCAACCATTCCAAGGCGAATGACCACGTTTCACCATTTATATCCTTGTGATAGTAACTACGGTTGTAGTTGTGGACTGTCAACAGTAAGGTCGGCTTTCCGTGAGGGCGTCGGCTTCGCATCCCGGTGTGTGGGCGGTCCGTCAAAACGAGTCCGAGGTGTCGCTGGGCCGACACCGAATCGCCCCCGAAAGAGCCGGTTCGCGGACGATTCGTCGGTCTACAGGTCCGCGATAACGCGAGACCAAGCAGGCTCTAACGGCGCTTCGAGTCGGTCCATCTCAGCGTCGTCGAGCGAGACGTCGAGTGCGCCGACGTTCTCTTCGAGGTGGTCGATGCTCCGCGGCCCGATTATCGGCGCGTCCACCACGTCCTTGTGGAGGAGCCACGCGAGGCTGACCTGCGCGGGCGTCGCGTCCTTCTCGTCGGCGACCTCCCGCACCGCGTCCAACACCTGCCAGTTCTCGTCGGTGAACCGCTCGTGGGTGTGTTCGTCGGTCGCGGCCCGGCCCTCGTCGGGGTCGCCGTCCCTGTCGTACTTGCCGGTCAGGAACCCGCCGCCGAGCGGACTCCACGGGATGACGCCGACTCCCTCCTCGGCGCAGACCGGCAAGACGTTCTCCTCCTCTTGGCGGTCCACGAGGTTGTACTGGGGCTGCATGCAGGAAAACCGGGCGTAGTCGTTCAGGTCGCTCTCGTAGAGCGCCTTCGTGAACTGCCACGCCGCCATGGTGGAGGCCCCGATGTACCGGACCTTCCCGGTCTCGACGAGGTGGTCGAGCGCGTGAAGCGTCTCCTCGATGGGCGTCGAGTCGTCCCAGCGGTGAATCTGGTAGAGGTCGATGTAGTCGGTGTCGAGGCGGTCGAGGCTCCCTTCGACCTGGTCGAGAATGTGCTTGCGCGAGAGACCCTGCTTGTTCGGTCCCTCGCCCATCGGCCCGTACACCTTCGTCGCAATTACCAACTCCTCGCGGTCGTACTCCGCGATGGCGTCGCCCACGATGTCCTCGCTCTCGCCGCGCGAGTAGACGTTGGCGGTGTCGAGGAAGTTGATGCCGAGGTCGATGGCGCGGTCGATTATCTCGTGGCTCTTCTCCTCGTCGCTTATCATCCACTCGCGGTCGCTCCCGAAGTTCATACAGCCGAGGCAGAACCGCGAGACTTCGAGGCCGGTGTCACCGAGCGTCGTGTACTCCATGTCTGTGTCTGGCACGGCGTGGGCTACGGCGAGGCCCGACAAAACCGTGTGGGGAGGAGCAGAACGTTCCGGAACGAAAGCGACGCCGCGTCCGGAAAACCGAAGCCTCCCGGTCCCGAAACGTCGGCCATGGACTCCCTCTACGACCGACTCCGGGACCCCTCGCACACCGGCGACCGCCGGTGCTGGCCGTGTACCGCCGTCAACGCCGCGTTACTCGTCGCCGCTGCCGCGGTCGTCGCGCGCCGACGCTCGCGGGCG
Protein-coding sequences here:
- a CDS encoding aldo/keto reductase — encoded protein: MEYTTLGDTGLEVSRFCLGCMNFGSDREWMISDEEKSHEIIDRAIDLGINFLDTANVYSRGESEDIVGDAIAEYDREELVIATKVYGPMGEGPNKQGLSRKHILDQVEGSLDRLDTDYIDLYQIHRWDDSTPIEETLHALDHLVETGKVRYIGASTMAAWQFTKALYESDLNDYARFSCMQPQYNLVDRQEEENVLPVCAEEGVGVIPWSPLGGGFLTGKYDRDGDPDEGRAATDEHTHERFTDENWQVLDAVREVADEKDATPAQVSLAWLLHKDVVDAPIIGPRSIDHLEENVGALDVSLDDAEMDRLEAPLEPAWSRVIADL
- a CDS encoding extracellular solute-binding protein, with amino-acid sequence MRAVGASGAAAGLAGCVGGGDPEQTDTSGTIGNVDNQGQKTTLQWATDPDFQGATWNKELQPILYNNGLSKDIEVNVLAGPSVTDNRRAQYQQWLAAGRNKPDLLYMDSGWTIPFIVRNQLLNLSQAGNFGQEYMQQLENEYFEASVSTAKGPNGDLFAVPMFPDFPTMQYNKKYLQNAGFGQSDFDTWATDSMTWQKFSQVTNQALQNNDLQYGYTFQANAYEGLSCCDFNEFMSSWGGAYFGNPEKYLFGPVGDRPITVNEPQVVNAIKMVRTFIHGSNAKNTLSRYQGNIAPPAVMQWTEEPSRKPFTNGDAAMHRNWPYAINISGSEDNLGKDLGVMPIPYAKTKQEAKYPMTGGPVAALGGWHNAVNPNSKNPEAAIEVLKAMMSDEFKYKLFEVLGFLPPEPKLLTSQRAKEVPVMGRYLEPLRVAGENAIPRPVTPVWPAESAKIAQQVNGAFSKGGNPSKAMTQLQAQLEAIESSA
- a CDS encoding carbohydrate ABC transporter permease; this encodes MATETDSSKGAFSRWADSAIQNPGKVYRAMFYVAMIFFLFTTLFPFYWLLVLALTPNEAITSFGFPPVPHGFNPEAFVEVFTTVPFHLYMFNSFVLGIATTAIVLVLASLAGYVFGRLDFPGKGALMLLILAVSYFPPAAFIIPLFRLFTGNVSLLGVSSPNLFNTPFAMILPFSALFMPLSIFILSTFYGQIPDGLEDAARIEGTTRLGALFRVIMPLSAPGVATAGVLTFISVYNEFFFSFLMTSGEARSWAPIVWGILSYQGQYTQLYNLMAAASIVGVLPVAILVVVAQEKIVSGLTAGALKE
- a CDS encoding carbohydrate ABC transporter permease — its product is MSTTDEGVRESKRSGPYVAAVRWMENLSDTQFAYLLLTPVLLLLGLIAFWPLLSTFRMSLYADNLVGSAALGEFVGLENYVALLTGERDALLVRPFFDPATPFRSALTVTLIFTVTSVFFETVVGFGQALVLDQDFRGRRWIRVAIIIPWAVPIVIQGMIFFLLFQPNIGFLVDPLQQLGIFTATPLSNPVDSLIILVVADVWKTSAFMALIILAGLQSVDRSLYDVGRVAGASKYQQFRMITLPLVLPSVLVAMLFRTIGAMRVYGLIETVVGCNTVPSLSCLVVTTFRGSRMYGTSAAIAFITAGLIGIVVSVYIVKYADTETGG